The Malus domestica chromosome 10, GDT2T_hap1 genome contains a region encoding:
- the LOC103446810 gene encoding heavy metal-associated isoprenylated plant protein 39-like isoform X1, whose product MGEKEKVTIMVLKVDLQCDKCYKKVKKVLCKFPQIRDQIYDEKQNQVVIKVVCCSPEKIRDKICCKGGSAVKSIEIKEPEKPKAPKDDGKPKAPKDDGKPKADGKPKDEGKPKDEGKPKDEGKPKDDGKPKGDGKPKDDGKPKVGLLNPGPSSHVQAYCMDCYQGHAGGPCHSGYSGGLAPYIQYDGYYGRPVYDSYGGGNRGYYVTRPDSFSEENPSSCTVM is encoded by the exons ATGGGGGAAAAGGAAAAG GTTACGATTATGGTGTTGAAGGTAGATCTTCAGTGTGACAAATGCTACAAGAAGGTTAAAAAAGTTCTTTGTAAATTCCCAC AAATACGAGACCAGATATACGACGAGAAGCAAAACCAAGTGGTTATCAAAGTGGTATGCTGCAGTCCAGAAAAGATAAGGGACAAGATTTGCTGCAAAGGTGGGAGTGCCGTCAAAAGCATTGAGATCAAAGAGCCCGAGAAGCCCAAGGCACCCAAAGATGACGGCAAGCCCAAAGCACCCAAAGATGATGGCAAGCCTAAAGCTGACGGGAAGCCTAAAGATGAAGGCAAGCCTAAAGATGAAGGTAAGCCTAAAGATGAAGGTAAGCCTAAAGATGACGGTAAGCCTAAAGGTGACGGTAAGCCTAAAGATGACGGTAAACCTAAAGTTGGCCTGCTAAATCCTGGACCCTCATCGCATGTCCAAGCGTATTGTATGGATTGTTACCAGGGGCATGCAGGTGGGCCGTGCCACAGTGGTTATAGCGGGGGGCTAGCCCCGTACATCCAGTATGATGGTTACTATGGGAGGCCTGTGTATGACAGTTACGGTGGTGGCAACAGGGGGTATTACGTTACCCGCCCTGACAGTTTCAGTGAAGAAAATCCCTCATCTTGCACAGTCATGTAA
- the LOC103446807 gene encoding protein PYRICULARIA ORYZAE RESISTANCE 21-like isoform X3, translating into MGEKEKVTTMVLKVDLQCHKCYKKVKKVLCKFPREIRDQKYNEKQNQVVIKVVCCNPEKIRDKICCKGGSAIKSIKIKEPEKPKDDSKPETKGDSKPETKGDSKHECGGKPKCDCKPKCDDKPKCDYKPKCDNKPKYDCKPNDPVVPECPPPVRVCCMDCCQGHVGGPCCSGYGGKKKDDCKPKDLAVLGYPMPVRACCMDCYQGHADGPCYSGCGGRPCYNGCGGRPSYNGCGERPCYSGYSGRPAPYIQYDGYYMRPVYNSYGGDNMGYCVTHPDYFSEENPSACPVM; encoded by the exons ATGGGGGAAAAGGAAAAG GTTACGACTATGGTGCTGAAGGTGGATCTTCAGTGTCACAAATGCTACAAGAAGGTCAAAAAAGTTCTTTGTAAATTCCCTC GAGAAATACGAGACCAGAAATACAACGAGAAGCAAAACCAAGTGGTGATCAAAGTGGTATGCTGCAATCCAGAAAAGATAAGGGACAAGATTTGCTGCAAAGGTGGGAGTGCCATCAAAAGCATCAAGATCAAGGAGCCCGAGAAGCCCAAAGATGACAGCAAGCCCGAGACTAAAGGTGACAGCAAGCCCGAGACTAAAGGTGACAGCAAGCATGAATGTGGCGGCAAGCCTAAATGTGACTGTAAGCCTAAATGTGATGACAAACCTAAATGTGACTATAAGCCTAAATGTGACAACAAACCTAAAT ATGACTGCAAGCCTAATGATCCTGTTGTGCCAGAGTGCCCACCACCTGTCCGAGTGTGTTGTATGGATTGTTGCCAGGGGCATGTAGGTGGGCCGTGCTGCAGTGGTTATGGcggtaaaaaaaaagatgactGCAAGCCTAAAGATCTTGCTGTGCTAGGGTACCCAATGCCTGTCCGCGCATGTTGTATGGATTGTTACCAGGGGCATGCAGATGGCCCGTGCTACAGTGGTTGTGGCGGGCGGCCATGCTATAATGGTTGTGGCGGGCGGCCGAGCTACAATGGTTGTGGCGAGCGGCCCTGCTACAGTGGTTATAGCGGGCGGCCAGCCCCGTACATCCAGTATGATGGTTACTATATGAGGCCTGTGTATAACAGTTACGGCGGTGACAACATGGGGTATTGTGTTACTCACCCTGACTATTTCAGTGAAGAAAATCCCTCAGCTTGCCCAGTCATGTAA
- the LOC103446807 gene encoding protein PYRICULARIA ORYZAE RESISTANCE 21-like isoform X1: protein MGEKEKVTTMVLKVDLQCHKCYKKVKKVLCKFPREIRDQKYNEKQNQVVIKVVCCNPEKIRDKICCKGGSAIKSIKIKEPEKPKDDSKPETKGDSKPETKGDSKHECGGKPKCDCKPKCDDKPKCDYKPKCDNKPKCNGKPKCDGKKDHVVPECPPPVRTCCMDCCQGHAGGPCCSGYGGNKKDDCKPNDPVVPECPPPVRVCCMDCCQGHVGGPCCSGYGGKKKDDCKPKDLAVLGYPMPVRACCMDCYQGHADGPCYSGCGGRPCYNGCGGRPSYNGCGERPCYSGYSGRPAPYIQYDGYYMRPVYNSYGGDNMGYCVTHPDYFSEENPSACPVM, encoded by the exons ATGGGGGAAAAGGAAAAG GTTACGACTATGGTGCTGAAGGTGGATCTTCAGTGTCACAAATGCTACAAGAAGGTCAAAAAAGTTCTTTGTAAATTCCCTC GAGAAATACGAGACCAGAAATACAACGAGAAGCAAAACCAAGTGGTGATCAAAGTGGTATGCTGCAATCCAGAAAAGATAAGGGACAAGATTTGCTGCAAAGGTGGGAGTGCCATCAAAAGCATCAAGATCAAGGAGCCCGAGAAGCCCAAAGATGACAGCAAGCCCGAGACTAAAGGTGACAGCAAGCCCGAGACTAAAGGTGACAGCAAGCATGAATGTGGCGGCAAGCCTAAATGTGACTGTAAGCCTAAATGTGATGACAAACCTAAATGTGACTATAAGCCTAAATGTGACAACAAACCTAAATGTAATGGCAAGCCTAAATGTGACGGTAAGAAAGATCATGTTGTGCCAGAATGCCCACCGCCTGTACGAACATGTTGCATGGATTGTTGCCAGGGGCATGCAGGTGGCCCGTGCTGCAGTGGTTATGGCGGCAATAAAAAAGATGACTGCAAGCCTAATGATCCTGTTGTGCCAGAGTGCCCACCACCTGTCCGAGTGTGTTGTATGGATTGTTGCCAGGGGCATGTAGGTGGGCCGTGCTGCAGTGGTTATGGcggtaaaaaaaaagatgactGCAAGCCTAAAGATCTTGCTGTGCTAGGGTACCCAATGCCTGTCCGCGCATGTTGTATGGATTGTTACCAGGGGCATGCAGATGGCCCGTGCTACAGTGGTTGTGGCGGGCGGCCATGCTATAATGGTTGTGGCGGGCGGCCGAGCTACAATGGTTGTGGCGAGCGGCCCTGCTACAGTGGTTATAGCGGGCGGCCAGCCCCGTACATCCAGTATGATGGTTACTATATGAGGCCTGTGTATAACAGTTACGGCGGTGACAACATGGGGTATTGTGTTACTCACCCTGACTATTTCAGTGAAGAAAATCCCTCAGCTTGCCCAGTCATGTAA
- the LOC103446807 gene encoding protein PYRICULARIA ORYZAE RESISTANCE 21-like isoform X2: MGEKEKVTTMVLKVDLQCHKCYKKVKKVLCKFPQIRDQKYNEKQNQVVIKVVCCNPEKIRDKICCKGGSAIKSIKIKEPEKPKDDSKPETKGDSKPETKGDSKHECGGKPKCDCKPKCDDKPKCDYKPKCDNKPKCNGKPKCDGKKDHVVPECPPPVRTCCMDCCQGHAGGPCCSGYGGNKKDDCKPNDPVVPECPPPVRVCCMDCCQGHVGGPCCSGYGGKKKDDCKPKDLAVLGYPMPVRACCMDCYQGHADGPCYSGCGGRPCYNGCGGRPSYNGCGERPCYSGYSGRPAPYIQYDGYYMRPVYNSYGGDNMGYCVTHPDYFSEENPSACPVM; the protein is encoded by the exons ATGGGGGAAAAGGAAAAG GTTACGACTATGGTGCTGAAGGTGGATCTTCAGTGTCACAAATGCTACAAGAAGGTCAAAAAAGTTCTTTGTAAATTCCCTC AAATACGAGACCAGAAATACAACGAGAAGCAAAACCAAGTGGTGATCAAAGTGGTATGCTGCAATCCAGAAAAGATAAGGGACAAGATTTGCTGCAAAGGTGGGAGTGCCATCAAAAGCATCAAGATCAAGGAGCCCGAGAAGCCCAAAGATGACAGCAAGCCCGAGACTAAAGGTGACAGCAAGCCCGAGACTAAAGGTGACAGCAAGCATGAATGTGGCGGCAAGCCTAAATGTGACTGTAAGCCTAAATGTGATGACAAACCTAAATGTGACTATAAGCCTAAATGTGACAACAAACCTAAATGTAATGGCAAGCCTAAATGTGACGGTAAGAAAGATCATGTTGTGCCAGAATGCCCACCGCCTGTACGAACATGTTGCATGGATTGTTGCCAGGGGCATGCAGGTGGCCCGTGCTGCAGTGGTTATGGCGGCAATAAAAAAGATGACTGCAAGCCTAATGATCCTGTTGTGCCAGAGTGCCCACCACCTGTCCGAGTGTGTTGTATGGATTGTTGCCAGGGGCATGTAGGTGGGCCGTGCTGCAGTGGTTATGGcggtaaaaaaaaagatgactGCAAGCCTAAAGATCTTGCTGTGCTAGGGTACCCAATGCCTGTCCGCGCATGTTGTATGGATTGTTACCAGGGGCATGCAGATGGCCCGTGCTACAGTGGTTGTGGCGGGCGGCCATGCTATAATGGTTGTGGCGGGCGGCCGAGCTACAATGGTTGTGGCGAGCGGCCCTGCTACAGTGGTTATAGCGGGCGGCCAGCCCCGTACATCCAGTATGATGGTTACTATATGAGGCCTGTGTATAACAGTTACGGCGGTGACAACATGGGGTATTGTGTTACTCACCCTGACTATTTCAGTGAAGAAAATCCCTCAGCTTGCCCAGTCATGTAA